A DNA window from Pseudomonas resinovorans NBRC 106553 contains the following coding sequences:
- the lipA gene encoding lipoyl synthase: MTETQIASRPQPVEAGVKLRGAEKVARIPVKIIPTEEVPRKPEWIRVPIASSPEVARIKQLLRKHKLHSVCEEASCPNLGECFAGGTATFMIMGDICTRRCPFCDVGHGRPKPLDADEPKNLAIAIADLRLKYVVITSVDRDDLRDGGARHFADCLREIRSLCPGIQLETLVPDYRGRMDVALDITEREPPDVFNHNLETVPRLYKAARPGSDFEWSLDLLENFKRRVPQVPTKSGLMLGLGETDDEVIETMQRMREHGIDMLTLGQYLQPSRSHLPVQRFVHPDTFAWFAEKGAGMGFSNVASGPLVRSSYHADQQAHGLGEQLPPIRQ, from the coding sequence ATGACTGAAACCCAGATCGCGTCGCGTCCGCAGCCCGTAGAGGCCGGCGTGAAACTGCGCGGCGCCGAAAAGGTGGCGCGCATTCCGGTGAAGATCATTCCAACCGAGGAGGTACCGCGCAAACCGGAGTGGATTCGCGTACCCATCGCTTCCTCGCCGGAGGTCGCACGGATCAAGCAACTGCTGCGCAAGCACAAGCTGCACAGCGTCTGCGAGGAAGCCTCCTGCCCGAACCTGGGCGAATGCTTCGCCGGCGGCACCGCCACCTTCATGATCATGGGCGACATCTGCACCCGCCGCTGCCCGTTCTGCGACGTCGGCCACGGCCGGCCGAAGCCGCTGGATGCGGACGAGCCGAAGAACCTGGCCATCGCCATCGCCGACCTGCGCCTGAAGTACGTGGTGATCACCTCGGTGGACCGCGACGACCTGCGCGACGGCGGTGCCCGGCATTTCGCCGACTGCCTGCGGGAAATCCGCTCCCTGTGCCCCGGCATCCAGCTGGAAACCCTGGTGCCGGACTACCGCGGGCGCATGGACGTGGCCCTGGACATTACCGAGCGGGAGCCACCGGATGTGTTCAACCACAACCTGGAAACCGTGCCGCGCCTGTACAAGGCCGCACGCCCGGGCTCGGACTTCGAGTGGTCACTGGACCTGCTGGAGAACTTCAAACGGCGCGTGCCCCAGGTGCCGACCAAGTCCGGCCTGATGCTGGGCCTGGGCGAGACCGATGACGAAGTGATCGAAACGATGCAGCGCATGCGCGAGCACGGTATCGACATGCTCACCCTCGGCCAGTACCTGCAACCCTCGCGCAGCCACCTGCCGGTACAGCGTTTCGTCCACCCCGACACTTTCGCCTGGTTTGCCGAAAAAGGTGCCGGGATGGGCTTTTCGAATGTCGCCTCGGGCCCGCTGGTGCGTTCTTCCTACCACGCCGACCAGCAGGCCCACGGCCTAGGGGAGCAACTCCCGCCGATCAGGCAATGA
- the gcvT gene encoding glycine cleavage system aminomethyltransferase GcvT, which yields MTDLAKTPLHALHLELGARMVPFAGYDMPVQYPLGVLKEHLHTRAQAGLFDVSHMGQIILRGENAARALESLVPVDILDLPAGTQRYAMFTDEHGGILDDLMVARLADDELFLVVNAACKDQDLAHLKQQIGEQCEIEPLFESRALLALQGPAAAEVLGRLAPEVQKMTFMQFGSVRLEGVECFVSRSGYTGEDGYEISVPVAQAEALARTLLAQPEVQPIGLGARDSLRLEAGLCLYGHDMSQATTPIEAGLAWAISKARRADGLRAGNFPGADRILAHQRDGVAAKRVGLLPSGRAPVREGTQLVNAEQQVIGEVTSGGFGPSLGGPLAMGFIDSRYATLDTEVFALVRGKPLPMRVVRTPFVPQRYYRG from the coding sequence ATGACTGACCTCGCCAAGACCCCGCTGCACGCCCTGCACCTCGAACTCGGCGCGCGCATGGTGCCCTTCGCCGGCTACGACATGCCGGTGCAATACCCCCTCGGCGTGCTCAAGGAGCACCTGCACACCCGCGCGCAGGCCGGCCTGTTCGACGTCTCCCACATGGGCCAGATCATCCTCCGTGGCGAGAACGCCGCCCGCGCCCTGGAAAGCCTGGTGCCGGTGGACATCCTCGACCTGCCGGCGGGCACCCAGCGCTACGCGATGTTCACCGACGAGCACGGCGGCATCCTCGACGACCTGATGGTGGCCCGCCTCGCGGACGACGAACTGTTCCTGGTGGTCAACGCCGCCTGCAAGGACCAGGACCTGGCCCACCTCAAGCAGCAGATCGGCGAGCAATGCGAGATCGAGCCGCTGTTCGAATCCCGCGCCCTGCTGGCCCTGCAGGGCCCGGCCGCCGCCGAGGTGCTCGGCCGTCTGGCGCCGGAAGTGCAGAAGATGACCTTCATGCAGTTCGGCAGCGTGCGCCTGGAAGGCGTGGAGTGCTTCGTCAGCCGCTCCGGCTACACCGGCGAGGACGGCTACGAGATTTCCGTGCCCGTGGCCCAGGCCGAAGCCCTGGCCCGCACCCTGCTGGCCCAGCCGGAAGTCCAGCCCATCGGCCTCGGCGCCCGCGACTCGCTGCGCCTGGAAGCCGGCCTGTGCCTCTACGGCCACGACATGAGCCAGGCCACCACCCCCATCGAAGCCGGCCTGGCCTGGGCCATCTCCAAGGCCCGCCGCGCCGACGGCCTGCGCGCCGGCAACTTCCCCGGCGCGGATCGCATCCTGGCTCACCAGCGCGACGGCGTGGCGGCCAAACGCGTCGGCCTGCTGCCCAGCGGCCGTGCCCCGGTTCGCGAAGGCACCCAGTTGGTCAACGCCGAGCAGCAGGTCATCGGTGAAGTCACCAGCGGCGGTTTCGGCCCCAGCCTGGGCGGCCCACTGGCCATGGGCTTCATCGACAGCCGCTACGCGACACTGGACACCGAAGTATTCGCCCTGGTGCGCGGCAAGCCACTGCCCATGCGCGTGGTGCGCACGCCCTTCGTACCCCAGCGCTACTACCGCGGCTGA